The Montipora capricornis isolate CH-2021 chromosome 6, ASM3666992v2, whole genome shotgun sequence genome has a window encoding:
- the LOC138053986 gene encoding uncharacterized protein: MLSLSKNTVGNVFAVLRHYCGRDLQDRPIIPFGGRVYVVKCDESQFKHKSKYQRGRRARNDLWVFGVLSTAHTPCRGYYQVVPQRDRATLCRILQRVLLPGSEVHSDDWAAYRDLERHVPNVLVHRAVVHRNNFVDPLTGVHTQEAESAWARLKYHTKREKGIRSEQLQDFLDEQMWRDWRGLGDAFNSIFLVIQYYPP, translated from the exons ATGCTCAGCTTGTCGAAGAACACCGTTGGCAACGTGTTTGCTGTATTGCGCCATTACTGTGGACGAGATTTGCAAGACCGACCAATCATTCCATTTGGCGGTCGGGTTTATGTGGTCAAATGCGATGAGAGTCAATTCAAACACAAATCCAAG TATCAAAGAGGAAGACGAGCCCGAAATGACCTGTGGGTTTTTGGTGTTCTGTCGACTGCACACACCCCTTGCAGAGGGTATTATCAGGTGGTGCCGCAAAGAGACAGGGCTACTCTTTGTCGGATTTTACAGCGAGTTCTCCTTCCTGGATCGGAAGTACATTCAGATGATTGGGCTGCATATCGCGACTTGGAGCGTCACGTCCCTAACGTCCTTGTGCACAGGGCTGTTGTTCACAGGAACAATTTTGTTGATCCTTTGACGGGCGTACACACCCAGGAGGCTGAATCAGCATGGGCAAGATTAAAGTACCACACAAAACGCGAAAAAGGAATTAGATCAGAGCAATTGCAAGATTTCCTTGATGAGCAAATGTGGAGAGACTGGAGGGGTCTGGGTGACGCCTTCAATAGTATTTTTTTAGTTATTCAGTACTACCCACCGTAG
- the LOC138050546 gene encoding TNF receptor-associated factor 3-like, with amino-acid sequence MSFSLRSDDVFDYIGYSEDIQIEFLCDVCKKPLLDAQMATPCGHTFCGKCVDQLKGTSRPVPCPLCRQIVQEFCRNIFVTQLLTRVQGDCLACKDKVQLDTAKQHIEKCQEIDVVCLQCNQTVKRRTQPAHESACPMREITCGCGEKCKHADLEKHRASYCSFQKSNCPLNCGHVIERYLLPSHTLQCPGVVQYCPIKGCGEIVRKGNIEQHMESNLSRHFSLLREERNNILWRGHEAAWFVIQHQRNGEVGTFKWSVHPNTSQVACSPLFEKWNRRWRLFCTKKGYNLEYGLEYVQGVSPIHVALSFIMECHDSSYHVQNIPVVNIKEGETARDVRRTGIPRSIIVRMDQLEPVYS; translated from the exons ATGAGTTTTTCCTTGCGATCAGATGATGTATTCGACTATATTGGTTATAGCGAAGACATTCAGATAGAGTTTCTTTGCGATGTTTG caAAAAGCCTCTTCTGGACGCTCAAATGGCCACGCCATGCGGTCATACGTTTTGCGGTAAATGCGTCGACCAACTTAAAGGAACGTCACGGCCAGTTCCTTGCCCGCTGTGCCGCCAAATAGTACAAGAGTTTTGTCGAAATATCTTTGTGACACAATTGCTCACAAGAGTTCAGGGAGACTGTCTTGCCTGCAAGGACAAGGTGCAACTCGATACGGCTAAACAACATATTGAAAAGTGCCAAGAGATTGACGTGGTCTGTCTTCAATGCAACCAAACAGTAAAGCGCAGAACCCAGCCAGCCCACGAGAGTGCGTGTCCCATGAGGGAAATTACTTGTGGTTGCGGGGAAAAATGCAAACACGCCGACCTTGAAAAACACAGAGCTTCATACTGCAGTTTCCAAAAATCCAACTGCCCCTTGAATTGTGGCCACGTTATTGAAAG GTATCTCCTGCCATCGCATACCCTACAGTGCCCTGGGGTTGTCCAATACTGCCCCATCAAGGGGTGCGGAGAAATAGTCCGTAAAGGGAATATAGAGCAACACATGGAATCAAATCTTTCAAGACACTTCTCTCTTCTCAGAGAAGAGAGGAATAATATTCTCTGGAGGGGCCACGAAGCG GCATGGTTTGTGATTCAGCACCAAAGAAACGGGGAGGTCGGTACCTTTAAGTGGTCCGTACACCCCAACACCAGTCAAGTAGCATGCTCCCCTTTGTTTGAAAAGTGGAACAGGAGGTGGCGCCTATTTTGCACAAAGAAAGGTTACAACTTGGAGTATGGCTTGGAGTACGTCCAGGGAGTAAGCCCTATTCATGTGGCATTAAG CTTTATCATGGAGTGCCACGACAGCAGTTACCACGTCCAGAACATCCCGGTCGTGAATATAAAAGAGGGGGAAACGGCTCGAGATGTGAGGAGAACTGGTATCCCAAGATCTATCATTGTTAGGATGGATCAACTGGAACCGGTCTATTCATaa